ATGTCGGTACACGTTTTATCGCAAGTCGGGAAGCGGGCGTCGATGATGCGTACAAAAATGCAGTGGTCTCGGCCTCTCCAGAGGACATCGTCCTGACGACGCGAATTTCTGGAACGCCGGCCGCGGTCATCAATACAGACTACGTTAAAAAAATCGGTACTGATCTGCCGTTGGCATTGCGCATTTTAAAAGAGCATCCGCTAACGAAGAAATACGCCGTTCCGCTGATTCACTATCTTGGCATGAAGTCGCTGGAAGTGGCGGCGGGCGGAGCAGGAGAGAAGCCATCTTGGAAAACGGTGTGGAGCGCAGGCCAATCTGTGGGTCTTGTCGACGAGATCATGGACTGTCGATCGATCGTCGAAAAGCTTGTGCGCGAATATCGAGAATCCGCCGCGGTTTTACCGGGGTAGTTTTGCGAGAAAATTGCGGCGCCGTTCGGTGGCCAAATCGAAAGGCGGAGCTTGCCTGTGCCCGCAGCCGCGCGAGCGTTACCGCGGTCGACAATTGGGCGATCGGTTGTGTCTAAGCTTTCAAAACAGGCTGAAGTTCGCCGGCTTCAAACATCTCCATCATGATATCGCTTCCGCCAATGAGTTCCTTATTGACGTAAAGCTGTGGGACGGTTGGCCAGTTTCCAAAAACCTTGATGCCTTCACGAATTTCAGGATCCTGAAGAACGTCGACGGAATGGAACTTAGCGCCGCACTCGTTAAGTATCGCAGTGGCGCGAGCAGAGAATCCACATTGTGGAAACTGTGGGCTCCCTTTCATGAAAAGTACAATTTTGTTTTCCGAAAGAATCTTTTCGATGCGGGCTTTCGTATCTGACATTTGAGAGCTCCTTTAATAAGACGGGGAAAATCGTTAAAGTTAAAATTCAATCGCTAGGCTTCTGCCTCTGGAAGTTTAGTTTGGATCGTCAATGCGTGAACTTCACCGGTTTTTAATTCATCGGCAAATACACTCATGACATGTTTGTGCTGCTGAATTCGAGTAAGACCTCGAAAGGTGT
The window above is part of the Deltaproteobacteria bacterium genome. Proteins encoded here:
- a CDS encoding BolA/IbaG family iron-sulfur metabolism protein, translated to MTSDQMKSRLEKAYPGDPIEVVDLTGTHDHYQVMIVSNTFRGLTRIQQHKHVMSVFADELKTGEVHALTIQTKLPEAEA
- the grxD gene encoding Grx4 family monothiol glutaredoxin, which translates into the protein MSDTKARIEKILSENKIVLFMKGSPQFPQCGFSARATAILNECGAKFHSVDVLQDPEIREGIKVFGNWPTVPQLYVNKELIGGSDIMMEMFEAGELQPVLKA